In one window of Streptomyces sp. FXJ1.172 DNA:
- a CDS encoding MDR family NADP-dependent oxidoreductase: protein MTETALTVQQTARPAGFPTADHFRFAESPVPEPAPGTALVENLLWSVDPYHREMMDAGFALNAPLEGRALGKVVASRTPELPEGEIVFHRQGWRTHAVVRPEEVRRLPHHPGVPLSAYLSVLGGTGLTAYIALTRIARLRAGEDVFVSGAAGGVGTAAGRFARLLGAGRVIGSAGTPEKVKYLTEQVRYDAAFDYRTAPVADLLAEAAPTGIDVFVDNVGGDHLGAAIGALRERGRVVRVGTISQYNTPDAPPVVFDHADVVEKSLRIEGFLVKDHRDAQDELYDFAVPHLRSGELAADETVIDGFERIVEAFLLMLRGGNTGKILVRAA, encoded by the coding sequence ATGACCGAGACCGCGCTCACCGTGCAGCAGACCGCCCGCCCCGCCGGCTTTCCCACCGCGGACCACTTCCGCTTCGCCGAGTCCCCCGTGCCCGAACCGGCGCCCGGTACGGCCCTGGTGGAGAACCTGCTGTGGTCCGTGGACCCGTACCACCGCGAAATGATGGACGCCGGCTTCGCGTTGAACGCCCCGCTGGAGGGCCGTGCCCTCGGGAAGGTCGTCGCCTCGCGCACGCCGGAGCTGCCCGAGGGCGAGATCGTCTTCCACCGGCAGGGCTGGCGCACGCACGCCGTGGTCCGCCCCGAGGAGGTACGGCGTCTTCCCCACCACCCGGGCGTGCCCCTGTCGGCCTACCTCAGCGTGCTGGGCGGCACGGGCCTGACGGCGTACATCGCCCTGACCCGGATCGCCCGGCTGCGCGCGGGCGAGGACGTCTTCGTGTCGGGTGCGGCGGGCGGGGTCGGCACGGCGGCCGGCCGCTTCGCCCGGCTGCTCGGCGCGGGCCGGGTGATCGGCAGCGCGGGCACCCCGGAGAAGGTCAAGTACCTTACGGAGCAGGTGCGTTACGACGCGGCGTTCGACTACCGCACGGCCCCGGTGGCCGATCTGCTCGCCGAAGCGGCCCCCACCGGCATCGACGTCTTCGTGGACAACGTCGGCGGCGACCACCTCGGCGCGGCGATCGGCGCGCTGCGCGAGCGGGGCCGGGTGGTGCGGGTGGGCACGATCAGCCAGTACAACACCCCGGACGCCCCGCCGGTCGTCTTCGACCACGCCGACGTCGTGGAGAAGAGCCTGCGCATCGAGGGCTTCCTGGTCAAGGACCACCGCGACGCGCAGGACGAGCTGTACGACTTCGCCGTACCGCATCTGCGCAGCGGGGAACTGGCGGCGGACGAGACGGTGATCGACGGCTTCGAGCGGATCGTGGAGGCGTTCTTGCTGATGCTGCGCGGCGGCAACACGGGCAAGATCCTGGTGCGGGCCGCCTGA
- a CDS encoding alpha/beta fold hydrolase — MTVTADDGIRLWATRSGGDGDPLVLCHGGPGLWDMFGDVAALLADLSPVIRWDQRGCGRSERCRGPFTTERLVADLDAVRRHFGLGRMALLGHSWGAQLALSYALAHPDRVSALVYVSGTGIGPDADWHDAYQENLVHRLAEHPERRARWQELTDRQGRSRDEERELAVLRWSVEFEDRDGALESARRMAEPWFGIDYACNKTLNEERKRSWGTPELRTACTALDLPVLIIDGARDIRPRTAVDSLAEALPRVRRVILPDAGHLPWVEDPEGFRKALRQWATAQR; from the coding sequence ATGACGGTGACGGCGGACGACGGCATACGCCTGTGGGCCACTCGGTCGGGCGGGGACGGCGACCCGCTGGTGCTGTGTCACGGCGGTCCGGGCCTGTGGGACATGTTCGGCGACGTGGCCGCTCTGCTCGCGGACCTCAGCCCGGTGATCCGCTGGGACCAGCGCGGCTGCGGCCGCTCCGAGCGGTGCCGGGGGCCCTTTACGACCGAGCGCCTCGTCGCCGACCTCGACGCCGTACGGCGGCACTTCGGACTCGGCCGCATGGCGCTGCTCGGCCACTCCTGGGGCGCCCAGCTCGCGTTGAGCTACGCGCTCGCCCATCCGGACCGGGTGAGCGCCCTGGTCTACGTCTCCGGCACCGGCATCGGCCCGGACGCCGACTGGCACGACGCCTACCAGGAGAACCTGGTCCACCGGCTCGCCGAGCACCCCGAACGCCGCGCCCGGTGGCAGGAACTGACTGACCGTCAGGGGCGGTCGCGGGACGAGGAGCGGGAACTGGCGGTGCTGCGGTGGTCGGTCGAGTTCGAGGACCGGGACGGGGCACTGGAGTCCGCGCGGCGCATGGCCGAGCCGTGGTTCGGGATCGACTACGCGTGCAACAAGACGCTCAACGAGGAGCGCAAGCGGTCCTGGGGAACGCCGGAACTGCGCACGGCCTGCACCGCCCTCGACCTCCCTGTCCTGATCATCGACGGTGCCCGCGACATCCGCCCCCGCACCGCCGTCGACTCCCTCGCCGAGGCCCTGCCCCGCGTCCGGCGGGTGATCCTGCCGGACGCCGGCCACCTGCCGTGGGTGGAGGACCCGGAGGGCTTCAGGAAGGCGCTCAGGCAGTGGGCCACGGCACAGCGGTGA
- the pruA gene encoding L-glutamate gamma-semialdehyde dehydrogenase, which yields MDAVTQVPAPVNEPVHGYAPGSPERARLEAKLKELAENPIDLPMTIGGEKRMGGGEPFQVVQPHNHKAVIGTLRNATQQDAKDAIDAALAAAPAWRAMSFDDRAAIILRAAELLAGPWRETIAASTMLGQSKTAQQAEIDTPCELVDFWRFNVHYARQILAEQPPANSPGVWNRLDHRPLEGFVYAITPFNFSAIAGNLPTAPALMGNVVVWKPSPTQTHAAVLLMQLLEEAGLPKGVINLVTGDGIEVSQVALEHRDLAGIHFTGSTKTFQYLWKTVGNNIEKYRSYPRLVGETGGKDFLVAHPSADRAILKTALTRGAFEYQGQKCSATSRAYIPASIWNSGFKEEFAAEVDRLTMGDVTDLSNFIGAVIDDRAFAKNKAAIDRAKSDPTCEIIAGGSYDDSVGYFVRPTVVVSTDPENEVFRTEYFGPFLGVYVYEDDQYDEMLTQMESVSDYALTGSVIAGDRAAAAYTMDKLRYAAGNFYINDKSTGAVVGQQPFGGGRSSGTNDKAGAPQNLLRWTLTRAIKETLVPPTDYTYPHMG from the coding sequence ATGGACGCTGTGACCCAGGTCCCCGCCCCCGTCAACGAGCCGGTGCACGGCTACGCCCCCGGCTCGCCCGAGCGCGCCCGGCTGGAGGCGAAGCTCAAGGAGCTGGCCGAGAACCCGATCGACCTGCCGATGACCATCGGCGGCGAGAAGCGGATGGGCGGCGGCGAGCCGTTCCAGGTGGTCCAGCCGCACAACCACAAGGCCGTCATCGGCACCCTGCGCAACGCCACTCAGCAGGACGCGAAGGACGCCATCGACGCCGCCCTGGCCGCCGCCCCGGCTTGGCGCGCGATGTCCTTCGACGACCGCGCCGCGATCATCCTGCGCGCCGCCGAGCTGCTGGCCGGCCCCTGGCGCGAGACGATCGCCGCCTCCACCATGCTGGGCCAGTCCAAGACCGCCCAGCAGGCCGAGATCGACACCCCTTGTGAGCTGGTCGACTTCTGGCGCTTCAACGTCCACTACGCCCGCCAGATCCTCGCCGAGCAGCCCCCGGCGAACTCCCCGGGCGTGTGGAACCGCCTCGACCACCGCCCGCTCGAGGGCTTCGTCTACGCGATCACGCCGTTCAACTTCAGCGCCATCGCGGGCAACCTGCCGACGGCCCCCGCGCTCATGGGCAACGTCGTCGTCTGGAAGCCGTCCCCGACGCAGACCCACGCCGCCGTGCTCCTCATGCAGCTGCTGGAGGAGGCGGGCCTGCCCAAGGGCGTCATCAACCTCGTCACCGGCGACGGCATCGAGGTCTCCCAGGTCGCCCTCGAGCACCGCGACCTGGCCGGCATCCACTTCACGGGTTCGACCAAGACCTTCCAGTACCTGTGGAAGACGGTCGGCAACAACATCGAGAAGTACCGTTCGTACCCGCGTCTGGTCGGCGAGACCGGCGGCAAGGACTTCCTGGTCGCCCACCCGAGCGCCGACCGCGCCATCCTGAAGACCGCCCTGACCCGCGGTGCCTTCGAGTACCAGGGCCAGAAGTGCTCCGCCACCTCCCGCGCCTACATCCCGGCCTCCATCTGGAACTCGGGCTTCAAGGAGGAGTTCGCCGCCGAGGTCGACCGCCTCACCATGGGTGACGTCACCGACCTGTCGAACTTCATCGGCGCCGTGATCGACGACCGTGCCTTCGCCAAGAACAAGGCCGCGATCGACCGCGCGAAGTCGGACCCGACCTGCGAGATCATCGCGGGCGGCAGCTACGACGACTCGGTCGGCTACTTCGTCCGCCCGACGGTCGTCGTCTCCACCGACCCGGAGAACGAGGTCTTCCGCACGGAGTACTTCGGCCCCTTCCTCGGCGTCTACGTCTACGAGGACGACCAGTACGACGAGATGCTGACCCAGATGGAGTCGGTGTCGGACTACGCCCTCACGGGCTCGGTCATCGCGGGCGACCGCGCGGCGGCGGCGTACACGATGGACAAGCTCCGCTACGCGGCCGGCAACTTCTACATCAACGACAAGTCGACCGGCGCCGTCGTCGGCCAGCAGCCCTTCGGCGGCGGCCGCTCCTCCGGCACCAACGACAAGGCCGGTGCCCCCCAGAACCTCCTGCGCTGGACCCTGACCCGCGCCATCAAGGAGACCCTGGTCCCGCCGACCGACTACACCTACCCGCACATGGGCTGA